The Fodinibius saliphilus genome has a segment encoding these proteins:
- a CDS encoding c-type cytochrome, with the protein MKKVIYTILFFIIIILTSGVSYLYIALPAVDPPPEITVEGTPTQIKRGEYLAKHVSVCIDCHSNRDWSKFSGPIIPGTYGKGGDKFSEENMGVPGTFYARNITPHNLGNWTDGEIYRTITTGVTKEGRPMFPLMPYPAYSRMAPKDVKAIIAYLRTLEPIDYSPPPSEANFPMNLILRTIPKEAEPIERPSPENPLEYGKYLTLIAACADCHTPQQQGQDIEGMYLAGGFEFNLPQGTVRSANITQHKKTGIGGWSQQEFIERFKQYDIPADSLPTVSNEQFNTIMPWKMYAGMAQEDLEAIYRYLKSVKGVDNKVTVFTPNKNHTTGD; encoded by the coding sequence ATGAAGAAAGTAATTTATACGATACTATTTTTCATTATCATAATTTTAACCAGTGGAGTAAGTTACCTTTATATCGCCTTACCGGCGGTAGACCCACCACCCGAGATCACAGTTGAAGGCACACCTACACAAATTAAACGCGGTGAATACCTAGCTAAACATGTCTCTGTCTGCATCGACTGCCACTCTAATCGCGACTGGAGTAAATTCTCCGGCCCAATCATACCCGGAACATACGGAAAGGGGGGAGATAAATTCTCTGAGGAAAATATGGGAGTCCCAGGTACATTCTATGCTCGCAATATTACTCCTCATAACCTAGGCAATTGGACTGATGGAGAAATATACCGAACCATTACAACCGGTGTAACCAAGGAAGGACGCCCCATGTTTCCGCTAATGCCCTATCCTGCATATTCAAGGATGGCCCCCAAAGATGTGAAAGCAATCATCGCTTATCTTCGCACTCTTGAACCTATCGACTATAGCCCACCTCCTTCCGAGGCTAACTTTCCAATGAACTTAATACTGCGTACTATACCAAAGGAGGCCGAGCCAATAGAAAGGCCATCGCCTGAAAACCCTCTAGAATATGGAAAATATCTCACCTTAATTGCAGCCTGTGCCGACTGCCACACGCCTCAGCAACAAGGCCAAGATATTGAGGGAATGTATCTGGCCGGTGGTTTCGAATTTAATCTGCCCCAAGGTACTGTACGATCTGCAAATATCACTCAACATAAAAAAACCGGAATCGGCGGCTGGTCACAACAGGAGTTTATAGAGAGATTCAAGCAATATGATATACCTGCAGACTCTCTTCCTACAGTCAGCAACGAGCAATTTAATACTATTATGCCCTGGAAAATGTATGCAGGTATGGCCCAGGAAGATTTGGAAGCTATCTATAGGTATTTAAAAAGTGTTAAGGGTGTCGATAATAAAGTCACCGTTTTTACTCCTAATAAGAATCACACAACTGGTGATTAA
- a CDS encoding response regulator transcription factor: MKLLIVEDNQDLLQNIHTYLKKEGYICESAKNYEQAFHKVMSYTYDVVLIDIMIPGGSGLQVLRKLKAVNPETGTIIISAKNALDDKVEGLELGADDYVTKPFQLPELHARIKAINRRQQHNGRHVITMNELTINTKTMEVTVNDNTADLTPKEYELLVYFTANKNHVLSKQTIAEHLWGDYVDHLDNLDFVYQHIKNLRKKLKAAGATDYIESVYGIGYKFNVS, encoded by the coding sequence ATGAAGCTACTGATTGTTGAAGATAATCAAGATTTACTACAGAATATACATACCTATTTAAAAAAAGAAGGGTATATCTGTGAATCTGCAAAAAACTATGAGCAGGCCTTTCATAAAGTAATGTCATACACCTATGATGTAGTGCTTATAGATATTATGATTCCCGGAGGATCGGGTCTACAGGTACTTCGTAAACTAAAGGCTGTCAACCCAGAAACAGGCACAATTATTATATCAGCAAAAAATGCCTTAGATGATAAGGTGGAGGGCCTAGAGCTGGGTGCCGATGACTATGTAACGAAACCTTTTCAGTTGCCCGAGCTACATGCTCGCATTAAAGCCATTAACAGGCGTCAACAGCATAACGGGCGGCATGTTATTACCATGAACGAGCTTACCATCAACACCAAAACGATGGAGGTTACCGTTAACGATAATACCGCTGATTTAACCCCCAAAGAATATGAGCTACTTGTATACTTTACCGCAAACAAAAATCATGTGCTCTCTAAACAAACCATAGCCGAACATTTGTGGGGCGACTATGTAGATCATCTGGATAACCTTGATTTTGTTTATCAACACATAAAAAACTTGCGCAAAAAGCTTAAAGCTGCCGGAGCAACTGATTACATAGAAAGTGTTTATGGAATTGGGTATAAATTTAACGTTTCCTAG
- a CDS encoding ABC transporter permease: MEIIDLSWLQIGIGFLIMLIPAYILWKYKTGLNKKLLIACLRMVLQLLFVGYYLEYLFEYDNPWINSAWIFIMVLVADFATIDRSDLKRKTSTLIPIFGATLLGIIVIDLFFLEIVIQLPKLLAAQYTIPITGMVLGNCLRSNVIGINAFYYSLAEHKERYQFYLSTGARRNEALKPFISKALQKSANPTLASMATIGLVSLPGMMTGQILSGSSPLIAIKYQIMIMVAIFSGTILSVFLGILFTNQMAFKDTDMLDESILKR; this comes from the coding sequence ATGGAGATTATAGATCTCAGCTGGCTGCAAATTGGTATTGGATTTCTGATTATGCTGATACCGGCCTATATACTCTGGAAATATAAAACCGGCTTAAACAAGAAGTTGCTGATTGCCTGTTTACGTATGGTCCTTCAGCTCTTATTTGTAGGGTACTACCTGGAATATTTATTTGAGTACGATAACCCCTGGATTAACTCTGCATGGATATTCATTATGGTGTTGGTGGCCGACTTTGCCACCATCGATCGCAGTGATCTCAAACGCAAAACTTCTACTTTGATACCGATATTCGGGGCTACGCTATTGGGAATTATTGTTATTGATTTATTTTTTCTTGAGATCGTAATACAACTACCCAAACTCTTAGCAGCCCAATACACTATCCCTATTACGGGAATGGTTCTGGGGAACTGCCTGCGCAGTAATGTTATTGGGATTAACGCCTTTTATTACAGCCTGGCAGAACATAAAGAACGATACCAGTTTTATTTATCAACCGGTGCCCGACGGAATGAGGCCTTGAAACCCTTTATCAGTAAAGCTTTACAAAAATCGGCAAACCCAACTCTGGCTTCGATGGCAACGATTGGGCTCGTTTCTTTACCCGGCATGATGACAGGGCAAATCCTTAGTGGAAGTTCACCCCTCATTGCCATTAAATATCAAATAATGATAATGGTTGCCATCTTTTCGGGCACTATTTTATCTGTTTTTTTAGGAATACTATTTACCAACCAAATGGCATTCAAGGATACCGATATGCTAGATGAGTCGATTTTAAAAAGGTAG
- a CDS encoding sensor histidine kinase has product MRLTSKFVLIYLVVTLVVLGIGGYVSYFIIKGEIDKELKWRFLDRVNRVTYLLEHGHDFVTGNSNTDSRNHNHLSITQLSSNVEPAVQVRDTMVWNRRLQQKEPNLKLVAFRNVKGESYRITTYGALVETDDITEAVTKILLWILGMQIIGAIGVGFIASNRLFKPFRKTLGQIKSFSLHQKEPIKAENTNVKEFNDLNRFVEEMTHKAVADYKNLKEFAENASHELQTPLSVVKGKLELLTETDLSPQQYQLVEGSQRSIKKLSKLSESLALLTKIENFEFTDRDAVNMTQLIENSTQMFDEFIALNGLTVEADLQDDVVVQIHTVLADILWTNLFQNAIKHNIEGGKIQITLTKKKLVISNTGPEPTKPTQELFERFKKADSNSSSIGLGLSIIKRIADQNNFDITYTYEHQKHIIKINFS; this is encoded by the coding sequence ATGAGACTCACATCAAAATTTGTTCTCATTTATTTAGTTGTAACCCTCGTAGTATTAGGGATTGGGGGATATGTATCCTATTTCATCATTAAAGGCGAAATTGACAAAGAACTTAAATGGCGTTTTCTGGATCGCGTAAATCGGGTCACCTACTTGTTGGAACACGGTCATGACTTCGTTACGGGAAATAGTAATACAGATAGTAGAAATCATAATCATTTATCCATAACACAACTTTCCTCCAATGTAGAGCCTGCTGTTCAAGTACGTGATACCATGGTATGGAACAGACGACTTCAACAGAAAGAACCCAACCTTAAATTAGTTGCTTTTAGAAACGTTAAAGGAGAGTCTTATCGTATTACCACCTATGGAGCCCTTGTAGAAACTGATGATATTACCGAAGCAGTGACCAAAATTCTTCTGTGGATTCTGGGAATGCAGATTATTGGGGCAATAGGGGTAGGATTTATAGCATCAAACAGACTTTTTAAACCCTTTCGCAAAACACTGGGACAAATAAAAAGCTTTTCTTTACACCAAAAAGAGCCTATCAAAGCTGAAAACACAAACGTAAAGGAGTTTAATGACCTTAATAGGTTTGTTGAGGAGATGACACATAAAGCCGTAGCAGATTACAAGAATTTGAAGGAGTTTGCTGAGAATGCCTCCCATGAACTGCAAACTCCTCTTTCGGTGGTGAAGGGAAAACTAGAATTACTTACAGAAACAGATCTCTCGCCCCAACAGTACCAGCTTGTTGAAGGAAGTCAACGATCTATTAAAAAACTTTCCAAACTTAGCGAATCGCTGGCCTTACTTACCAAGATTGAAAACTTTGAATTTACTGATCGAGATGCTGTTAATATGACACAGCTGATTGAAAATAGCACTCAAATGTTTGATGAGTTTATAGCTCTCAACGGTCTTACTGTAGAAGCTGACCTTCAAGACGATGTTGTAGTGCAAATCCACACTGTTTTAGCTGATATTCTTTGGACTAACCTTTTTCAAAATGCTATTAAACACAACATTGAAGGTGGGAAAATTCAGATTACGCTAACCAAAAAGAAACTAGTCATCTCCAATACAGGGCCGGAGCCCACAAAACCTACTCAAGAACTTTTCGAACGTTTTAAAAAAGCGGATAGCAATTCCAGTTCCATTGGGCTTGGTCTTTCTATCATTAAACGAATTGCAGATCAAAACAATTTTGATATCACTTACACCTACGAACACCAAAAACACATCATCAAGATTAATTTTTCCTAA
- a CDS encoding ArsR/SmtB family transcription factor, with protein MAITKAKLFDHKQKRLAELAKALGHPARIAILQLLAERATCICGDITDELPLAQSTISQHLKALKKSGIIKGEVDGVRTCYCLNEEVVKEFNDTITAFAQELSMSTTQNCC; from the coding sequence ATGGCTATAACCAAAGCAAAACTTTTTGATCACAAACAAAAACGGCTTGCTGAATTGGCAAAAGCCCTGGGGCATCCGGCGCGTATTGCTATTTTACAGCTTCTTGCCGAACGTGCCACCTGCATTTGTGGGGATATTACCGATGAGTTGCCCTTAGCCCAGTCGACGATCTCTCAGCATCTAAAAGCGCTTAAAAAGTCCGGTATTATCAAAGGTGAAGTTGATGGTGTACGTACCTGTTATTGCCTGAATGAAGAAGTCGTGAAAGAATTCAATGATACTATTACTGCATTTGCTCAAGAATTGAGCATGTCAACAACTCAAAACTGCTGCTGA
- a CDS encoding outer membrane beta-barrel family protein, with protein sequence MKNLYLVLIFIFCSFIPSLFAQSSEGTIAGKVIDQQGQPLASTSIAVYDSTQSTILTGASSDADGEFSITIKPGSYTIKISYISYKPITKKVVVNTSQTTELDDITMMPTAESLGNIFVRADKSQMQLNFDKRVFNVGKDITSLGGSAVEVLNNVPSIATDIDGNISLRGNESVRVLINGKPSSMVSGDVDALRSIPSTMIKEVEIITNPSSKYAAEGSAGIINIILKKEQGPGINGSLNAGVGLPEQYEGSTNLNYRVKNINWFIDIGADYRSEPESGSSFQRYAGPDAGNPDTTYMYREKTEATESEIDGDLRFGADIHLSDSEVLTASTYLNLEKETNNEDIRYTDYNYRFGAQDGTIQQQIIRDNVEEQQGRNIDFKLNYENKIDGNDHTLVADAGLDISREEAESDIEETVQQGNAIPLKQRAEDTEEEMDLRFNAEYKRPLGKDGKLEAGVRTDTEWMDNSYSAATLVNNSWQEEPAYTQNFLYTENVNAAFLILGGEFGSLSGQVGIRAENTNIRTEIKGTGNVNTQNYIDIFPSIFLNYSFNEQQSIQLSYSRRLSRPWSRSLIPFIDFDDPRSQYTGNPNLKPEFSNSYEAGYLHYWESGSLLTSFYYRHRTDVIERITEQRNGVLFRFPINFATEKSWGVEFSADQEIGSSLNLTANANLFRSNTEGTYENQIFNSESENVRGRMRLRWEITDGLNYQASIRYRGPSDTPQGSREGMTMMDTGISYDLMEDRAKISLNVRDVFDSQNYNNTVTTNGNPDTDFYSHREFSWSSRSFSLNFQYFFGEQQKKDKGRR encoded by the coding sequence ATGAAGAACCTCTATCTGGTACTGATATTTATATTTTGTTCATTTATCCCTTCTCTTTTTGCACAATCTTCTGAAGGAACAATTGCAGGTAAAGTCATTGATCAACAAGGACAGCCTTTAGCCAGCACATCTATTGCGGTCTATGATTCAACACAGTCGACTATACTTACGGGAGCTTCAAGTGATGCAGATGGGGAGTTCAGCATTACTATAAAGCCGGGTAGCTATACTATTAAAATTTCATATATATCCTACAAACCAATTACTAAAAAAGTTGTAGTTAACACCAGCCAAACTACGGAGTTGGACGATATTACAATGATGCCCACAGCCGAAAGCCTGGGTAATATTTTTGTGCGCGCCGATAAATCACAGATGCAGTTAAACTTCGACAAGCGCGTTTTTAATGTTGGTAAAGATATTACCAGCCTAGGGGGGTCGGCCGTTGAAGTTTTAAACAACGTTCCTTCTATAGCTACCGATATTGATGGAAATATCAGCCTCAGAGGTAATGAATCTGTTCGCGTACTCATCAACGGTAAACCCTCAAGTATGGTCAGCGGTGATGTTGATGCTCTTCGCAGTATCCCGTCGACGATGATTAAAGAAGTAGAAATTATTACGAATCCCTCCTCAAAATATGCCGCTGAAGGCTCAGCAGGTATCATTAACATCATTCTGAAAAAAGAACAGGGACCGGGAATTAATGGAAGTCTGAATGCCGGTGTGGGGCTTCCAGAACAATATGAGGGATCTACAAACCTAAACTACCGGGTGAAAAATATTAACTGGTTTATTGATATCGGGGCCGATTATCGATCTGAACCGGAATCCGGCAGCTCCTTCCAACGATATGCAGGACCTGATGCCGGTAACCCCGACACGACCTATATGTATCGGGAAAAAACCGAAGCTACTGAATCGGAAATTGACGGTGACCTTCGGTTTGGAGCAGATATACATCTTTCAGACAGTGAAGTGTTAACCGCCAGCACCTATCTAAACCTAGAAAAAGAAACCAATAACGAAGACATACGGTACACCGACTACAACTACCGTTTTGGTGCACAAGATGGTACAATCCAGCAACAGATTATCCGAGATAACGTGGAGGAACAACAGGGCCGCAACATTGACTTCAAACTAAATTACGAAAATAAAATTGACGGCAATGATCATACACTGGTTGCAGACGCAGGTTTGGATATCAGCCGTGAAGAGGCTGAGTCAGATATTGAGGAAACAGTTCAGCAAGGAAATGCAATTCCTCTTAAACAACGGGCAGAAGATACGGAAGAAGAAATGGATCTGCGTTTTAATGCTGAATACAAACGCCCACTTGGCAAGGATGGTAAACTCGAAGCCGGCGTCAGAACAGATACCGAGTGGATGGATAATAGTTATAGTGCAGCAACCCTGGTAAATAATAGTTGGCAAGAAGAACCGGCATATACCCAGAATTTTCTCTACACTGAAAACGTTAATGCTGCTTTTTTAATTTTAGGGGGCGAATTTGGTTCACTTTCTGGCCAAGTTGGAATTCGCGCCGAAAACACCAACATCCGCACCGAAATCAAGGGAACAGGAAATGTAAATACTCAAAATTATATAGATATTTTCCCCAGTATATTTTTAAACTATTCATTTAATGAGCAACAGTCTATTCAGCTAAGTTACAGCCGCCGACTCAGTCGCCCTTGGTCGCGCTCCCTAATTCCATTTATTGATTTTGATGATCCACGGAGCCAGTATACAGGCAATCCAAACCTAAAACCTGAGTTTAGCAATTCATATGAAGCCGGCTATTTACACTATTGGGAAAGTGGATCTCTACTTACCAGCTTTTATTACAGGCACCGTACAGATGTCATCGAACGCATTACCGAACAGCGAAATGGGGTTCTATTTCGTTTTCCAATTAACTTTGCCACTGAAAAATCATGGGGCGTTGAGTTTTCTGCGGACCAAGAAATTGGCAGCAGCCTAAATCTCACTGCCAATGCCAACCTGTTTCGATCTAACACTGAGGGAACGTATGAAAACCAGATATTTAACAGCGAATCAGAAAATGTTAGAGGACGCATGCGTTTACGCTGGGAAATCACTGACGGGTTGAATTACCAAGCCTCTATTCGGTATCGGGGACCCAGCGACACTCCTCAAGGTTCTCGAGAAGGGATGACGATGATGGATACCGGTATTAGTTATGACCTGATGGAAGATAGAGCAAAAATATCGCTCAATGTCCGAGATGTATTTGATTCCCAAAACTACAATAATACTGTAACTACGAATGGTAATCCTGATACCGACTTCTATTCACATCGCGAATTTAGCTGGTCTTCACGCTCTTTCTCCCTAAACTTCCAATACTTTTTTGGGGAACAACAAAAGAAAGACAAAGGCAGGAGATAG
- a CDS encoding ABC transporter ATP-binding protein: MDTWQNDIFFRNLTFSFGGEIVLNNLSFTINAGSHTVLKGESGSGKSTILQLLLGFYTPDKGNITLNGGTLNPQEIRKQTAWLPQDLDLGSNSVLNVMMKPFEFSCNHNKTNSEQHRFQTLHRLGLPADILDQAFRTLSTGQRQRVGLAICHLLDKPILLLDEPTSALDNSSKQKAANLLLSNRDKTIISTSHDPFWVEKADNIIEI; encoded by the coding sequence ATGGACACTTGGCAAAACGACATTTTTTTCCGAAATCTAACCTTCTCTTTTGGAGGAGAAATAGTTCTGAATAACCTTTCCTTTACAATAAACGCAGGAAGTCACACAGTGCTGAAAGGGGAATCGGGCTCAGGAAAAAGCACCATCCTTCAACTGTTATTGGGGTTCTATACCCCTGATAAAGGGAACATTACGCTTAATGGTGGTACCCTAAATCCCCAAGAAATAAGAAAACAAACCGCTTGGTTGCCCCAAGACTTGGACCTGGGCAGCAACAGCGTACTTAACGTGATGATGAAACCATTCGAATTCAGCTGCAATCATAATAAAACGAACTCCGAACAACACAGATTTCAAACCTTACACCGGTTGGGTCTGCCAGCTGATATTCTTGACCAAGCTTTTAGAACACTTTCTACAGGACAACGCCAAAGGGTAGGGCTAGCTATCTGCCATTTACTTGATAAACCCATCCTTCTATTGGATGAACCGACCTCAGCTCTTGATAACAGCTCAAAACAAAAAGCAGCTAACTTATTACTATCCAACAGGGACAAAACTATAATATCAACCTCTCACGATCCTTTTTGGGTCGAAAAAGCGGATAACATCATAGAAATTTAA
- the arsM gene encoding arsenite methyltransferase, with product MASDKKKSDQLKETVKQKYAAISEQSKSENQASCCGTSCGCDTVDYSVFADDYSKMEGYSEEADLGLGCGLPTEYAHINEGDTVVDLGSGAGNDCFVARQQAGETGKVIGLDMTKPMIIKARKNALKLGFENVSFVMGDIENMPLEDELADVVVSNCVMNLVPDKLKAFGETYRIMKKGGHFSISDVVLAGQLPKSLKEDAEMYAGCVAGAINKKEYLEIVRNAGFTNLKIQKEKRIQLPDEILEKYLSKKEKTNFEESGTGIFSITLYAEKKN from the coding sequence ATGGCATCTGATAAAAAGAAGTCCGATCAACTTAAAGAAACGGTAAAACAGAAATATGCTGCTATTAGTGAACAGTCGAAGTCTGAAAACCAAGCTTCTTGCTGCGGAACATCTTGTGGATGTGATACCGTTGACTATTCTGTTTTTGCAGATGATTATTCAAAGATGGAAGGTTATAGTGAAGAGGCCGACCTAGGGCTGGGTTGTGGACTCCCCACGGAATATGCTCATATCAATGAAGGTGATACAGTTGTTGACTTGGGATCTGGGGCCGGAAACGATTGTTTCGTAGCCCGGCAGCAGGCAGGTGAGACCGGCAAGGTTATCGGGTTGGATATGACAAAGCCAATGATAATAAAGGCTCGTAAAAATGCCCTTAAGTTGGGTTTTGAGAATGTATCATTTGTAATGGGAGATATCGAAAATATGCCCTTGGAGGATGAACTGGCTGATGTAGTAGTTAGCAATTGTGTAATGAACCTGGTACCTGATAAATTAAAGGCATTTGGCGAAACCTATCGTATTATGAAAAAGGGCGGACATTTTAGTATTTCAGATGTAGTTCTTGCTGGCCAGCTTCCTAAAAGTCTCAAAGAAGATGCTGAGATGTATGCCGGTTGTGTTGCGGGAGCTATCAACAAAAAAGAATATTTGGAAATTGTGCGAAATGCCGGATTTACTAACCTCAAAATACAGAAAGAAAAGAGAATTCAACTTCCAGATGAAATTTTGGAAAAATACCTAAGTAAAAAAGAGAAAACGAACTTTGAAGAGTCCGGGACAGGTATTTTTTCGATCACTCTTTATGCAGAAAAGAAAAATTAA
- a CDS encoding metallophosphoesterase family protein, translating to MKIALLSDIHANLPALEAVLSDIEKRAPDAVYCLGDLVGYAPWPNEVIAEIRGCRIPTIAGNYDYGVGLNSNDCGCAYKTEKDKERGQQSIKLTNELISEDNRSFLKTLPAHIRLEIGYPPKQCSMLMVHGSPRKINEYLFEDRTDKSFKRIMEGSNAGLLAFGHTHKPFHKVIEDGDSFKHAINIGSVGKPKDGDSRACYTMLEWDGTVDCAKPDWFSVSFIRVGYEIEKTMKAIKDSALPNAFADMLQHAY from the coding sequence ATGAAAATTGCATTATTGAGTGATATCCATGCTAATTTGCCGGCTTTAGAGGCTGTTCTATCCGATATAGAAAAAAGAGCCCCGGATGCGGTTTATTGTTTGGGTGATTTAGTTGGATATGCGCCCTGGCCGAATGAAGTTATTGCTGAGATAAGAGGCTGTCGAATACCTACTATTGCCGGTAATTACGATTATGGCGTGGGCTTAAACAGTAATGATTGTGGGTGTGCATATAAAACAGAGAAAGATAAAGAACGAGGTCAACAGTCTATAAAATTAACCAATGAGTTAATTTCAGAAGATAACCGTTCGTTTTTAAAAACCCTTCCTGCTCATATACGTTTGGAAATAGGTTACCCTCCCAAGCAATGTTCAATGCTGATGGTACATGGAAGTCCCCGGAAAATAAATGAATACTTATTTGAAGATCGTACTGATAAAAGTTTTAAGCGAATTATGGAAGGTTCAAATGCTGGTTTATTAGCCTTTGGACATACCCACAAGCCATTTCATAAAGTAATAGAAGATGGTGATTCCTTTAAGCATGCTATAAACATAGGGTCCGTGGGAAAGCCGAAGGATGGTGATTCCAGGGCGTGTTACACAATGTTGGAATGGGATGGAACAGTTGACTGTGCTAAGCCGGATTGGTTTTCGGTATCTTTTATAAGGGTGGGGTATGAGATAGAAAAGACGATGAAAGCTATTAAAGATTCTGCGTTGCCTAATGCATTTGCTGATATGTTGCAGCATGCTTATTAA
- the arsB gene encoding ACR3 family arsenite efflux transporter has protein sequence MSFFERFLTVWVLLCIAIGIGLGAILGDQIELLSDLTFYQVNIPVAILIWLMIYPMMLKIDFSSLSNIGKSPKGVVWTVIINWLVKPFSMAFFAWLFFDQIYSAWLSPELADQYIAGAIILGAAPCTAMVFVWSYLTDGDPNYTLVQVSVNDLIILIAFIPIVSLLLGITDIQIPYNTLIVSVVAFVVIPLVGGYLTHKVLVNRKGEEWYTETFLPKFEPLSISALLITLVLLFAYQGERILAQPMDIVFIAIPLAIQTYIIFGLAWYGGRWINLSYRVCAPASMIGASNFFELAVAVAIALFGLQSGAALTTVVGVLIEVPIMLSLVKFANKNRYQDSVNTAED, from the coding sequence ATGAGTTTTTTTGAACGATTTTTAACGGTATGGGTGCTATTGTGCATAGCAATAGGCATCGGCCTTGGTGCTATTTTGGGTGATCAGATAGAGTTGCTAAGTGATTTAACATTTTACCAGGTTAATATTCCGGTAGCTATCTTAATTTGGTTGATGATATACCCCATGATGCTAAAAATAGATTTTTCGTCGCTTTCAAATATTGGAAAGTCACCCAAAGGGGTAGTCTGGACGGTAATCATTAACTGGTTAGTTAAACCCTTCTCAATGGCATTTTTTGCATGGTTATTCTTTGACCAGATATATTCAGCTTGGCTCAGTCCTGAGTTGGCGGATCAATATATTGCAGGTGCTATTATACTGGGTGCAGCCCCTTGCACGGCCATGGTTTTTGTATGGTCATACCTAACGGATGGTGATCCCAACTATACTTTAGTTCAGGTTTCTGTTAATGATCTGATAATTTTAATTGCATTTATTCCGATCGTAAGTTTGTTGCTGGGGATTACTGATATTCAGATTCCTTATAATACCTTAATTGTTTCGGTGGTTGCTTTCGTGGTAATTCCGCTAGTTGGCGGCTATTTGACCCATAAAGTGTTAGTGAACAGAAAAGGAGAAGAGTGGTATACAGAGACTTTCTTACCCAAGTTTGAGCCGCTATCAATTTCTGCTTTGCTTATTACGTTGGTTTTACTTTTCGCTTACCAGGGAGAACGAATTTTAGCACAACCAATGGATATTGTATTTATAGCGATTCCACTGGCTATTCAAACATACATCATTTTTGGTTTGGCATGGTATGGGGGGCGTTGGATAAATTTATCGTACCGAGTTTGCGCCCCGGCCTCTATGATTGGAGCCAGTAATTTCTTCGAACTTGCTGTTGCAGTAGCTATAGCCTTGTTTGGTTTACAGTCAGGGGCCGCATTGACGACAGTTGTGGGTGTGCTCATAGAAGTGCCAATTATGCTTTCATTGGTAAAGTTCGCCAATAAAAACCGGTACCAAGATAGCGTTAATACGGCAGAAGATTAA